A single window of Archangium gephyra DNA harbors:
- a CDS encoding serine/threonine-protein kinase — translation MSIRTTPETTPTRETHPVVFDAGMVSYELVRSLGQGHHGELLLTRQRYHDGEGGYTVLKRLNRVVRQEDYQRLMEEARLGSQMRHPNIVSVQMLGGTADTPLLLVEYVEGRPLGDLMRLAARAGRSFSEALACHVTSEVADGLHYAHGLLDTRGRALGVVHRDVTPQGILVGSQGEVKLMDFGAAWSRLEGRISTEGDSDLGNLAYSSPERAMLEQLDGRSDLFSLGLILLQLLTGQHLLDAADRHEAELLSRQLRARGDGRVPGLEELGAGRTGELMKRMRQLSSQQVQAAARSLPEGLRPIIHRTLAPQREERYATGAELAQALRDHLWSSGLRYGRAELVAEVSSLTQAALEDLEQPPGAPRRGRGAASRGRRGGPGKDS, via the coding sequence ATGTCGATCCGGACGACCCCTGAAACAACCCCCACACGTGAGACCCACCCGGTGGTGTTCGATGCCGGGATGGTGAGTTACGAGCTGGTGCGCTCGTTGGGCCAGGGCCATCACGGCGAACTGCTGCTCACGCGGCAGCGTTACCACGACGGAGAGGGAGGTTACACCGTCCTCAAGCGGCTCAACCGCGTGGTGCGGCAGGAGGACTACCAGCGGCTGATGGAGGAGGCGCGCCTGGGCAGCCAGATGCGCCACCCCAACATCGTCTCGGTGCAGATGCTCGGAGGCACCGCGGACACGCCGCTGCTGCTGGTGGAGTACGTGGAGGGCCGCCCCCTGGGTGACCTGATGCGTCTGGCCGCGCGGGCCGGCCGCTCCTTCTCCGAGGCCCTCGCGTGCCATGTGACCTCTGAGGTCGCGGATGGATTGCACTACGCGCACGGGCTCCTGGACACGCGGGGCCGCGCCCTGGGCGTGGTCCACCGGGACGTGACACCGCAGGGCATCCTCGTGGGCAGCCAGGGCGAGGTGAAGCTGATGGACTTCGGGGCGGCCTGGTCCCGGCTGGAGGGGCGCATCTCCACCGAGGGCGACAGCGATCTGGGCAACCTGGCCTACAGCTCCCCGGAGCGCGCCATGCTGGAGCAGCTGGATGGGCGCTCGGATCTCTTCTCCCTGGGGCTGATCCTCCTGCAACTGCTCACCGGCCAGCACCTGCTGGACGCGGCCGATCGCCACGAGGCGGAGCTGCTCAGCCGCCAGCTGCGTGCGCGGGGGGACGGACGCGTGCCGGGTCTCGAGGAGCTGGGGGCCGGGCGCACCGGCGAGCTGATGAAGCGCATGCGCCAGCTCAGCTCCCAGCAGGTGCAGGCGGCGGCGCGCTCGCTGCCGGAGGGGTTGCGGCCCATCATCCACCGCACGCTCGCGCCGCAGCGGGAGGAGCGTTATGCCACCGGGGCGGAGCTGGCCCAGGCGCTCCGGGATCATCTGTGGAGCTCGGGCTTGCGGTACGGACGGGCCGAGCTGGTGGCGGAGGTCTCCTCGCTCACCCAGGCCGCCCTGGAGGACCTGGAGCAGCCCCCGGGCGCGCCCAGGCGGGGCAGGGGGGCGGCGTCCCGGGGCCGCCGGGGGGGGCCGGGAAAGGACTCCTGA
- a CDS encoding helix-turn-helix transcriptional regulator, with amino-acid sequence MALPRGLAGTIGTAARAARVRANLTQEDVAERVGLATEVYGRLERGGMLPSVPTLKKLCEVLRIPSDVLLGLTPAQENFWTKEPPARPVEEPGEIRRLVRTVKRLEPAEFRLLSLMATGLLRLRLMRHGRSSDEPAPP; translated from the coding sequence ATGGCACTCCCACGAGGACTGGCTGGGACCATCGGGACAGCGGCCCGGGCGGCTCGGGTCCGGGCCAATCTCACCCAGGAGGACGTGGCCGAGCGGGTGGGTCTCGCCACCGAGGTGTATGGACGGCTGGAGCGCGGCGGCATGTTGCCCAGCGTCCCCACCCTGAAGAAGCTGTGTGAGGTCCTGCGCATCCCCTCGGACGTGCTGCTGGGGCTCACCCCCGCCCAGGAGAACTTCTGGACCAAGGAGCCGCCGGCCCGGCCCGTGGAGGAGCCAGGGGAGATCCGCCGCCTGGTGCGCACCGTGAAGCGGCTGGAGCCGGCCGAGTTCCGGCTGCTGAGCCTCATGGCCACCGGCCTGCTGCGCCTGCGGCTGATGCGGCACGGCCGCTCCTCGGACGAGCCCGCTCCCCCCTGA
- a CDS encoding cytochrome c-type biogenesis protein, protein MTAALLTLTLFLASGQYAPQQAGSEPLTPVLEARVQTLGKELRCAVCQGLSVADSPSSMARAQLDKIRELVAEGKSDQEVRDYFVARYGEWVLLQPKAEGVNLLVWLGPVALLLGGAFVIFRQVRREPTPAAPAASVPVTPPAASTDSEDPYLAAVRRELDQ, encoded by the coding sequence ATGACAGCTGCCCTCCTCACGCTCACCCTCTTTCTCGCCTCGGGACAGTACGCGCCCCAGCAGGCTGGAAGTGAACCCCTCACGCCGGTCCTCGAGGCCCGCGTGCAAACGCTCGGCAAGGAGCTGCGCTGCGCCGTATGCCAGGGCCTCTCCGTCGCGGACAGCCCCTCGTCCATGGCCCGCGCCCAGCTGGATAAAATCCGCGAGCTGGTGGCCGAGGGGAAGTCGGACCAGGAGGTCCGTGACTACTTCGTGGCCCGCTACGGCGAGTGGGTGCTGCTGCAGCCCAAGGCCGAGGGCGTGAACCTGCTCGTGTGGCTGGGCCCCGTGGCCCTGCTGCTGGGCGGCGCCTTCGTCATCTTCCGGCAGGTGCGGCGCGAGCCCACGCCGGCCGCTCCGGCGGCCTCCGTGCCCGTGACGCCCCCCGCCGCTTCCACCGATTCCGAGGACCCCTACCTCGCGGCCGTGCGCCGGGAGCTGGATCAATGA
- a CDS encoding tetratricopeptide repeat protein, which produces MNPTATNWVPGLIVLTVGLIAAALFLFTRKVAASAPESKDGALEDLERRYQSLIEQLKELAADKHALEPERYEAERKRLELEAVAALRAKDEHLKKGGATPGARREAPAAKGLLSPQLKGALWGGGIVLFFATLSYTLVSEQRTRGEEDAATGRVPPGMGATAQQPQEDTQLTEAMERVKNNPSDLDAAALLSHELIRRQMYEEADRVTNRALAVDPFSVELRVHLGVLKAVRGDEAGAEQDLMKLVDTYPDAQEALLFMGAIAMRQGDKAKALGMFERFAVEVPSEMHPPPLLAAIQQLRGELGR; this is translated from the coding sequence ATGAACCCCACAGCGACCAACTGGGTGCCTGGCCTCATCGTGCTCACGGTGGGCCTCATCGCCGCCGCTCTGTTCCTCTTCACCCGCAAGGTGGCCGCGTCCGCGCCGGAGTCCAAGGATGGCGCGCTCGAGGATCTGGAGCGGCGCTACCAGTCCCTCATCGAGCAGCTCAAGGAGCTGGCGGCGGACAAGCACGCCCTGGAGCCGGAGCGCTACGAGGCGGAGCGCAAGCGGCTGGAGCTGGAGGCCGTGGCGGCGCTGCGCGCCAAGGACGAGCACCTGAAGAAGGGCGGAGCCACCCCGGGCGCGAGACGGGAAGCACCGGCGGCGAAGGGCCTGCTCTCGCCGCAGCTCAAGGGCGCGCTGTGGGGCGGAGGCATCGTGCTGTTCTTCGCCACGCTGAGCTACACGCTGGTGTCCGAGCAGCGCACGCGGGGCGAGGAAGACGCCGCCACGGGCCGGGTACCTCCGGGCATGGGCGCCACCGCGCAACAGCCGCAGGAGGACACGCAGCTGACCGAGGCCATGGAGCGCGTGAAGAACAACCCGTCGGATCTGGACGCCGCGGCACTGCTGAGCCACGAGCTCATCCGGCGGCAGATGTACGAGGAGGCGGATCGCGTCACGAACCGGGCGCTGGCGGTGGATCCGTTCAGCGTGGAGCTTCGGGTGCACCTGGGCGTGCTGAAGGCCGTGCGCGGGGACGAGGCGGGCGCGGAGCAGGATCTGATGAAGCTGGTGGACACGTACCCGGACGCCCAGGAGGCGCTGCTGTTCATGGGCGCCATCGCGATGCGGCAGGGTGACAAGGCGAAGGCGCTGGGGATGTTCGAGCGCTTCGCCGTGGAAGTGCCCAGCGAGATGCATCCGCCGCCGCTGCTCGCGGCCATCCAGCAGCTGCGCGGCGAGCTGGGCCGGTAG
- a CDS encoding DUF5953 family protein, whose product MAVEQKSLDVMVFAPALVGDEKRPLVIAQRMERALPGLRLEWTTSEKDDLIALPNRDEGIATDKANGGFFFLCNDDENHPVILSGWENPAGLAADGPPHFQVSASLPLDSAGIAAAVDVLEAIGEGARAFWGHVSPEGYGVELAQQTRHSSSDPDVSPRGLPAIGLPRDIPAPEIPHFLGWLNYWSAAAARAIGFPDPARDAELLSRSRRTATGGWVVRLTDAPLDLNNSAHLDALQRAYERFPEIGGRSSP is encoded by the coding sequence ATGGCAGTCGAACAAAAATCTCTTGACGTGATGGTCTTCGCGCCTGCGCTCGTGGGTGACGAGAAGCGCCCTCTTGTCATCGCCCAACGAATGGAGCGCGCGCTTCCCGGCTTGCGGCTGGAGTGGACGACTTCTGAAAAGGACGACCTGATTGCATTGCCCAACCGCGACGAGGGGATCGCGACAGACAAGGCAAACGGCGGTTTTTTCTTCCTTTGCAATGATGACGAAAATCATCCGGTGATACTCAGCGGGTGGGAGAATCCTGCTGGCCTTGCCGCGGACGGGCCGCCGCACTTTCAAGTCTCCGCGAGCCTGCCATTGGATTCAGCCGGCATCGCGGCGGCTGTGGATGTGCTGGAAGCCATCGGAGAGGGCGCGCGTGCGTTCTGGGGACATGTGTCGCCCGAGGGGTACGGGGTGGAACTCGCTCAGCAGACGCGCCATTCTTCGAGCGATCCGGATGTTTCGCCTCGGGGGCTGCCTGCGATCGGGCTTCCCCGTGATATTCCCGCGCCAGAGATTCCGCACTTCCTCGGGTGGCTGAATTACTGGTCTGCCGCTGCCGCACGGGCCATCGGCTTTCCGGACCCGGCGCGCGACGCGGAGCTGCTCTCTCGCTCACGGCGTACCGCGACGGGCGGGTGGGTTGTCCGGCTCACCGATGCGCCGCTCGACTTGAACAACTCCGCACACCTGGATGCGCTTCAACGGGCCTACGAGCGCTTCCCGGAGATCGGCGGGCGTTCCTCGCCTTGA
- a CDS encoding DUF6310 domain-containing protein — protein sequence MKDVTMRLRTWSALLVLLTACASAPVPQSMPRPRTFASTPTSGPRIQLVSAPMEPAPERSWIGRADLDKARALLSRARKDIEPRQWEQLDRELTAAERAFERFTRAARTSGQAAEVARGAEGLAQAGRASEAPLVLSRVGPVLVALVLLWPSSTAGPESDRRPPWIDAQRELEARLRDVSESSRQLMVELETQPRAVKAPAREPSPQTQLASALVEEDDPRCKPVPVPHLGGHDPHNQCADLMPNNSFPGWDVFVNGKNFDALQLATRTLWDVKTDDFDKHSPRSRRFLAQVKYPELRREKMLAEECGYEFVVGVRSAAHKEALLALDRTLKIVVMDWC from the coding sequence ATGAAGGATGTGACGATGCGCTTGCGAACCTGGAGCGCGCTCCTGGTGCTGCTCACCGCCTGCGCGAGCGCGCCCGTCCCGCAGTCGATGCCACGGCCCCGCACCTTCGCGTCGACTCCCACTTCGGGCCCGCGCATCCAGCTCGTTTCCGCGCCGATGGAGCCAGCACCGGAACGGTCGTGGATTGGAAGGGCGGACCTGGACAAGGCCAGGGCCCTGCTGTCTCGGGCACGCAAAGACATCGAGCCGCGTCAGTGGGAACAGTTGGACCGCGAGCTCACCGCGGCGGAGCGGGCCTTCGAGCGCTTCACGCGCGCCGCGAGGACGAGCGGGCAAGCCGCTGAGGTGGCGAGAGGAGCCGAGGGCCTCGCCCAGGCTGGACGAGCAAGCGAGGCCCCTTTGGTGCTCTCCAGGGTGGGTCCGGTGCTCGTGGCCCTCGTCCTGCTCTGGCCCTCCAGCACCGCCGGGCCGGAGTCCGACCGCCGTCCGCCCTGGATCGACGCTCAACGGGAGCTCGAGGCACGGCTGCGGGACGTCTCGGAGTCCTCGCGGCAACTCATGGTGGAGCTCGAGACCCAGCCTCGTGCGGTGAAAGCACCGGCCCGGGAGCCCTCGCCACAGACGCAACTCGCGTCCGCTCTCGTGGAGGAAGACGACCCGAGATGTAAGCCCGTCCCGGTGCCACATCTAGGCGGTCATGACCCGCACAACCAATGCGCCGACCTGATGCCGAACAACAGCTTCCCCGGCTGGGATGTGTTCGTGAATGGGAAGAACTTCGACGCGCTGCAACTGGCCACGCGCACGCTGTGGGACGTCAAGACGGATGATTTCGACAAGCACTCGCCGCGTTCCCGGAGGTTTCTTGCGCAGGTGAAGTACCCGGAGCTCAGACGCGAGAAAATGCTTGCAGAAGAGTGTGGGTATGAATTCGTTGTTGGCGTCCGAAGCGCGGCGCACAAAGAAGCGCTTCTTGCGTTAGACCGCACTCTCAAAATTGTCGTTATGGATTGGTGCTGA
- a CDS encoding beta strand repeat-containing protein, with the protein MSIRTIRGPRGNRLRGLVALFCALLACTGDELPLGSTHTLDETGQVEAASRGLALAHFRGQVDVEHGTITFEAIEPPRSMPRWGSGVRQPRTEVAIAQDGVPGRGPPNTVELVPTRTATEREACGGLNRFCGEVTLRSFYAVPLHDVWVELDAMAPGTGFESYNSSTTVPPGLANRFGLWSYGDLEPQGGSNTARWGFNLPAGQRENFSFTGRVMATVTASDAPVANAGPDTPQTVFTGDVVQLDGRGSLDGQGRPLTYRWSVLSRPAGSIAPLLNANTATPTIETDLPGDYVLELIVNNGLEDSAPDTLTLTSVIRNTILVSSVNLRTSSSSTMTVTLGSPTGLSQQCVNLSSNDSLIATVPGSVCVGSRERSASFTVTTGTRTGTATITAFATNFLDGTGEVGVSHRRMSLSLPSPLVGLDRELEGTLTLTDPAPAGGVTVTLSSNANNVVSLVDPPGASLAFAAGESTRTFKVKGLAEGSATFTVQAVGYSNATVSVSVTASATLTIPGGVVVAPSQTLAFPVSLSTPAPAGGVTVQLTSAVPGVVQVTPSVFIPEGATTPSVQPTVTGVTLGTAGITAIAPGYAPDTRTVDVRLSMGFSPSSLSVLVDNTGSLVLSLSAPAPAGGVTVDLWTDNPARASVPGTVTFPAGESQATVTVTGVSAGTTTLRASGTGLNQVTASLTVNPAPFITLSANPHVGKDMQGTTGGSLGVAAPAGNLNVTLTSADPSRLLLATAAGAPGSASITVQVMAGATHLPAIYLYGLDSSGTVQLTATGTGYARATAAVTLNPSGFQFPTNITSITTASFSANTSLGISLVELDPVNRTVISSGALRPGVSVSVPVSSSDVTVGVMTPSPVVFNAGDSRNNTAFDPIGGGTATLLLTQPAGFMPPSTGTQLTATVTAPGMSLGGLTLGKDLQASLTGYLGTAAPAGGVPVTLTVSDPSKALLSTSATTVGSGSLTLNMTAGTTATSSFYVQALAGSGTVQLRMSAPGYTATTSTVTLAPSGVTLLYCNRFCDTSFGTTTLSANSPLLLSLGRLNATTLALEATQPLRPGAAPLVVNVTSSNPSVGTIVNSPAAFSTNQSSLSTAEFDPLSAGTSTLTIDTPAGFTRPSNNQQVTATVSMPTMSVSTLTLGKDLQATMTVGLDTAAPAGNAQVTVTVADPTRVRLSTSSDVLGGESLTFTVFAGTTHTPNIYVQALAGSGTVQFTASAPGYTSKTGTLTLVPSGVTMAKCGSYCESSFGTTTFAANTGLTLFMVRLKPGTLLSDGAQPLRPGVGPVSVSVTSSNPTVGTLTTSPVTFTTHQSTATTQFDPVNAGTSILTIGTPAGFSTPSDGQQVTATVTAPNLGLGDLTLGKDLQASTTVSLGAAAPSGGIPVTVTVADPSKAVLSTSATTLGGNSLTLNVAAGGYSTPDIHVQALAGSGTVQYTVSAPGYNSKTGTLTLVPSGVTMAKCGSYCDSSFGTTTFAANTGLTLFMVRLKPGTLLSDGAQPLRPGVGPVSVNVTSSNPTVGTLTTSPVIFTTNQSAATTQFDPANGGTSILSIGTPAGFSTPSDGQQVTATVTAPNLGLGDLTLGKDLQASTTVSLGAAAPAGGVPVTITVADPAKAVLSTSATTLGGNSLTFTLAAGTTQTPTIHVQALAGSGTVQYTASAPGYNSKTSTLTLVPSGVTLAKCGSSCDSSFGTTSVAANTWLTLYMVRLNADTLLSEGAQPLRPGVGPVSVNVTSSNPTVGTLTTSPVTFTTHQSTATTQFDPVNAGTSILAIDTPVGFSTPSDGQQVTATVTAPDLGLGDLTLGKDLEVSTTVSLGAAAPAGGVPVTITVADPAKAVLSSSAYTLGSGSLTFTLAAGATQTPAIHVQALAGSGTVQYTVSAPGYNSKTATLTLVPSGFVIAGFSTTGSFDTLVSASDTTLNVYPAALDPVTMNLQATQLLRPGLANVNVTVTSSNPSVGTLTLSPVVFNNGPDTPNYRTTSFHPVSVGTTTLVVTGPAGFSQASNNNHITARVTQ; encoded by the coding sequence ATGAGCATCCGCACGATTCGGGGTCCTCGCGGCAATCGCCTGCGGGGACTCGTGGCACTTTTTTGTGCCCTGTTGGCCTGTACGGGAGATGAGCTCCCGCTGGGAAGTACCCACACGTTGGACGAGACCGGCCAGGTGGAAGCCGCGAGCCGGGGGCTGGCCCTCGCGCACTTCCGGGGGCAGGTGGACGTCGAGCACGGGACGATCACCTTCGAGGCCATCGAGCCACCCAGGAGCATGCCGCGCTGGGGCAGCGGCGTCCGCCAGCCTCGGACCGAGGTGGCCATTGCCCAGGACGGTGTGCCGGGACGCGGACCGCCCAATACGGTGGAGCTGGTGCCCACGCGCACCGCCACCGAGCGTGAGGCGTGCGGCGGCCTGAACCGTTTCTGCGGCGAAGTGACCCTCCGGTCCTTCTATGCCGTACCGCTGCACGACGTCTGGGTCGAGCTCGACGCCATGGCGCCCGGGACCGGCTTCGAGTCCTACAACAGCAGCACGACGGTGCCGCCCGGACTGGCCAACCGCTTCGGTCTCTGGTCCTACGGTGACCTCGAGCCCCAGGGAGGCAGCAACACCGCACGCTGGGGCTTCAACCTCCCCGCTGGCCAGCGCGAGAACTTCTCGTTCACCGGCCGCGTGATGGCGACGGTGACCGCTTCCGACGCCCCGGTGGCCAACGCCGGGCCGGACACCCCCCAGACGGTCTTCACCGGCGATGTCGTCCAGCTCGACGGCCGCGGCTCCCTGGACGGCCAGGGCCGCCCGCTGACCTACCGCTGGTCCGTGCTCTCCCGGCCGGCCGGCAGCATCGCGCCCCTGCTCAATGCCAACACGGCCACCCCGACGATCGAGACGGATCTGCCCGGCGACTACGTGCTCGAGCTCATCGTCAACAACGGGCTCGAGGACTCCGCTCCCGACACGCTGACGCTCACGTCGGTGATCCGCAACACCATCCTCGTGTCCTCGGTGAACCTGCGCACCAGCTCCTCGAGCACGATGACCGTCACCCTCGGCAGCCCGACGGGGCTCAGCCAGCAGTGCGTGAATCTCTCGTCGAATGACTCGCTGATCGCCACGGTGCCCGGCTCCGTCTGCGTCGGCTCCCGCGAGCGCAGCGCCAGCTTCACCGTCACCACGGGCACGCGGACCGGTACGGCCACCATCACCGCCTTCGCGACCAACTTCCTCGACGGCACCGGTGAGGTAGGTGTCAGCCACCGCCGCATGTCGCTCTCGCTGCCCTCGCCGTTGGTGGGTCTCGACCGCGAGCTCGAGGGCACCCTCACGCTGACGGATCCCGCGCCCGCGGGCGGCGTCACGGTGACGCTCTCCAGCAACGCCAACAACGTCGTCTCCCTGGTGGATCCCCCGGGCGCCAGCCTCGCCTTCGCGGCTGGAGAGTCCACCCGGACCTTCAAGGTCAAGGGTCTGGCGGAGGGAAGCGCGACCTTCACGGTGCAGGCGGTGGGCTACTCCAACGCGACGGTCTCCGTGTCGGTGACGGCCAGCGCGACCCTCACCATCCCGGGTGGGGTGGTGGTGGCACCGTCGCAGACGTTGGCCTTCCCCGTCAGCCTCTCCACTCCCGCGCCCGCGGGAGGTGTCACCGTTCAGCTCACCAGCGCCGTGCCCGGCGTGGTGCAGGTGACGCCCAGCGTGTTCATCCCCGAGGGAGCCACCACGCCGAGCGTGCAGCCCACCGTGACGGGCGTGACGCTGGGTACGGCGGGCATCACCGCCATCGCGCCGGGCTATGCACCGGACACGCGGACGGTGGACGTGCGGCTGAGCATGGGTTTCTCGCCCTCCAGCCTGTCGGTGCTGGTGGACAACACGGGCTCGCTCGTCCTCAGCCTCTCGGCTCCCGCTCCGGCGGGGGGCGTGACGGTGGACCTCTGGACGGACAACCCGGCCCGGGCTTCGGTGCCGGGCACCGTCACCTTCCCCGCGGGGGAGAGCCAGGCCACCGTGACCGTCACCGGCGTGTCGGCGGGTACCACCACGCTGCGCGCGAGCGGCACCGGGCTCAACCAGGTCACGGCCAGCCTCACCGTCAATCCCGCGCCCTTCATCACCCTCAGCGCCAATCCCCACGTGGGCAAGGACATGCAGGGCACCACGGGAGGCTCGCTGGGCGTCGCCGCGCCGGCGGGCAACCTCAACGTCACCCTCACCAGCGCGGATCCCTCGCGGTTGCTGCTGGCGACGGCCGCGGGCGCTCCGGGCAGCGCCAGCATCACCGTGCAGGTGATGGCTGGAGCCACCCACCTGCCCGCCATCTACCTCTATGGCCTGGACAGCAGCGGGACGGTGCAGCTCACCGCCACGGGGACGGGGTATGCCCGGGCCACGGCGGCGGTGACGCTCAACCCCTCCGGCTTCCAGTTCCCCACCAACATCACGAGCATCACCACCGCCTCGTTCTCGGCGAACACCTCGCTGGGCATCTCGCTGGTCGAGCTCGACCCGGTGAATCGCACGGTCATCAGCAGTGGCGCCCTGCGCCCTGGCGTGAGCGTCTCCGTTCCCGTCTCCAGCTCGGATGTCACGGTGGGTGTGATGACGCCGAGCCCGGTGGTCTTCAACGCCGGTGACTCGCGCAACAACACCGCGTTCGATCCGATTGGCGGCGGAACCGCCACCCTCTTGCTGACCCAGCCCGCGGGCTTCATGCCGCCGAGCACCGGCACGCAGCTCACCGCGACGGTGACGGCGCCTGGCATGAGCCTGGGCGGTCTCACCCTCGGCAAGGATCTGCAGGCGAGCCTCACCGGCTACCTGGGGACCGCGGCGCCGGCGGGAGGCGTCCCGGTGACCCTCACCGTGTCCGACCCGAGCAAGGCCCTCCTGTCCACCAGCGCCACCACGGTCGGCAGCGGCTCGCTGACGCTCAACATGACGGCCGGTACCACCGCCACGTCTTCCTTCTACGTGCAGGCGTTGGCGGGCAGCGGCACGGTGCAGCTGCGCATGAGCGCGCCCGGCTACACGGCCACCACGAGCACGGTGACGTTGGCTCCCTCGGGCGTGACGCTTCTGTACTGCAACCGTTTCTGCGATACCTCCTTCGGCACCACCACGCTCTCGGCCAACAGCCCGCTGCTGCTGTCGCTGGGGAGGCTCAACGCCACCACGCTCGCTCTCGAGGCCACCCAGCCGCTCCGTCCGGGAGCCGCTCCGCTGGTGGTGAACGTGACGAGCAGCAACCCCTCCGTGGGCACCATCGTCAACAGCCCCGCGGCCTTCTCCACCAACCAGAGCAGTCTCTCCACCGCGGAGTTCGATCCGCTGAGCGCGGGCACCAGCACCCTCACCATCGACACGCCCGCGGGCTTCACCAGGCCCTCCAACAACCAGCAGGTGACCGCCACGGTGAGCATGCCCACCATGAGCGTCTCCACCCTCACCCTGGGCAAGGATCTCCAGGCCACCATGACGGTCGGCCTCGACACCGCCGCTCCCGCGGGCAATGCCCAGGTCACCGTCACCGTCGCGGATCCCACGCGGGTCCGGTTGTCCACCAGCAGTGACGTGCTCGGTGGCGAGTCGTTGACGTTCACCGTCTTCGCTGGAACGACCCACACGCCCAACATCTACGTGCAGGCGTTGGCTGGCAGCGGGACGGTGCAGTTCACGGCGTCGGCGCCCGGGTATACCAGCAAGACGGGCACCCTCACCCTGGTGCCCTCGGGTGTGACGATGGCGAAGTGCGGCAGTTATTGCGAATCCAGCTTCGGCACCACCACGTTCGCGGCCAACACCGGGCTGACCCTGTTCATGGTGCGGCTCAAACCCGGCACGCTGCTGAGTGACGGCGCCCAGCCGCTCCGTCCCGGAGTGGGTCCGGTGTCGGTGAGCGTGACGAGCAGCAACCCCACCGTGGGCACGCTCACCACCAGCCCCGTCACCTTCACCACCCACCAGAGCACCGCCACCACCCAGTTCGATCCGGTGAACGCGGGCACGAGCATCCTCACCATCGGCACGCCAGCGGGCTTCAGTACCCCCAGTGACGGCCAGCAGGTGACCGCCACGGTGACGGCGCCCAACCTCGGCCTCGGTGACCTCACCCTGGGCAAGGATCTCCAGGCTTCCACCACGGTCTCCCTCGGAGCCGCCGCGCCTTCGGGCGGTATCCCGGTGACTGTCACCGTGGCCGACCCGTCCAAGGCCGTCCTGTCCACCAGCGCGACCACCCTCGGTGGCAACTCGCTGACGCTCAACGTCGCGGCCGGTGGGTACAGCACTCCTGACATCCATGTGCAGGCGTTGGCCGGCAGCGGGACGGTGCAGTACACGGTGTCCGCGCCCGGCTACAACAGCAAGACGGGCACCCTCACCCTCGTGCCCTCGGGCGTGACGATGGCGAAGTGCGGCAGTTATTGCGACTCCAGCTTTGGCACCACCACGTTCGCGGCCAACACCGGGCTGACCCTGTTCATGGTGCGGCTCAAGCCCGGCACGCTGCTGAGTGACGGCGCCCAGCCGCTTCGCCCCGGAGTGGGTCCGGTGTCCGTAAACGTGACGAGCAGCAACCCCACCGTGGGCACGCTCACCACCAGCCCCGTCATCTTCACCACCAACCAGAGCGCCGCCACCACCCAGTTCGACCCGGCCAATGGAGGTACCAGCATCCTCTCCATCGGCACGCCCGCGGGCTTCAGCACCCCCAGTGACGGCCAGCAGGTGACCGCCACGGTGACGGCGCCCAACCTCGGCCTCGGTGACCTCACCCTGGGCAAGGATCTCCAGGCTTCCACCACGGTCTCCCTCGGAGCCGCCGCGCCCGCGGGAGGCGTCCCGGTGACGATCACCGTGGCCGACCCGGCGAAGGCCGTCCTGTCCACCAGTGCCACCACTCTCGGCGGCAACTCGCTGACGTTCACCCTCGCGGCGGGTACGACCCAGACGCCCACCATCCATGTGCAGGCGTTGGCTGGCAGCGGGACGGTGCAGTACACGGCATCGGCGCCCGGCTACAACAGCAAGACGTCCACCCTCACCCTGGTGCCCTCGGGCGTGACGCTGGCGAAGTGCGGCAGTAGTTGCGACTCCAGCTTCGGCACCACCAGTGTCGCGGCGAACACCTGGCTGACCCTGTACATGGTGCGGCTCAATGCCGACACGCTGCTGAGTGAAGGCGCCCAGCCGCTCCGCCCCGGAGTGGGTCCGGTGTCCGTGAACGTGACGAGCAGCAACCCCACCGTGGGCACGCTCACCACCAGCCCCGTCACCTTCACCACCCACCAGAGCACCGCCACCACCCAGTTCGATCCGGTGAACGCGGGCACGAGCATCCTCGCCATTGACACGCCCGTGGGCTTCAGCACCCCCAGTGACGGCCAGCAGGTGACCGCCACGGTGACGGCGCCCGACCTCGGCCTCGGTGACCTCACCCTGGGCAAGGACCTCGAGGTTTCCACGACGGTCTCCCTCGGAGCCGCCGCGCCCGCGGGAGGCGTCCCGGTGACCATCACCGTGGCCGACCCGGCGAAGGCCGTCCTGTCCAGCAGCGCGTACACCCTGGGGAGCGGCTCGCTGACGTTCACCCTCGCGGCGGGTGCGACCCAGACGCCCGCCATCCATGTGCAGGCGTTGGCTGGCAGCGGGACGGTGCAGTACACGGTGTCCGCGCCCGGCTACAACAGCAAGACGGCCACCCTCACCCTCGTGCCCTCGGGCTTCGTCATCGCCGGCTTCTCCACGACGGGAAGCTTCGACACGCTCGTCTCCGCTTCCGACACGACGCTCAATGTCTACCCGGCGGCGCTCGACCCGGTCACGATGAACCTCCAGGCGACGCAGCTGCTCCGCCCCGGGCTCGCCAACGTCAACGTCACCGTCACCAGCAGCAACCCCAGCGTGGGGACCCTCACGCTCTCGCCCGTGGTCTTCAACAACGGACCGGACACGCCCAACTACCGGACGACCTCGTTCCATCCGGTCTCGGTGGGCACCACGACGCTCGTGGTGACGGGCCCGGCCGGCTTCAGCCAGGCCAGCAACAACAATCACATCACCGCCCGCGTCACCCAGTGA